The Mycobacterium seoulense genomic interval AGCGACGTCATCGCTTCCATCCAGCCCCGAACGCCAGGCAGCTCGGGGAAGACCTCGCAGTTGGTGAACCAGTTCGGCACGAAAACGATGTCGCGCTCACCGTCGCCCGCCGTGCGATAGGCGACGCGCAAGTCCCCGTTCATCGCGTACCGCGTCTCCGAGAACACGGCGAGGGCTCAGCCGTCGATGTGCGTCGGCGGGTCGGCGAAGGTGAAATCCGAAGGGGGGCGGCCGGGACCCATCACGTCGCAGTGCCCGTCGGGCACGAGGTAGGAACTGGCGCCGTTGGGGATCAACCGGGCGACTGCCACGCAACGTTGCCAGGTGCCGTCGGGCTGGACGGGCCCATCGCACCTGCTGAGAACCCCTCCTCCGTACTGGCAGCCGGCCCCGGCCGGTGGCGCCGAGGCGACCAGCTCTGCGGCCATCAGCAGGGCGGCCACTCCTGCGACGACGCCGCGCTTCATGGTTGCCTCCCGTCACCTCGCCGCTGGGGGCGGTGCCGAGCGCATGTGGTGCCAACGCCGTCGACAACCCAGCCAGCAACCTTTGACGCTACCGCCTTTGTGGGATCGGTAGCGAACCTTTTGTGGTCTGCTGATTGACGTAGTCCACATCGGAAAGGCGCGAGGCAATGTCGCACAATCGCAAGCTCGGGAAGGTTATTGCCGGGGCGCTGCTGGCCGGCGGCATGGCGGCGGCCGGTGTGGGGCTCGTCGCCGGCGCCGCCCAGGCGGAGCCCGGCGCCGCGCCGCAATTCAATCGCCCACTGCCCGTCGACAACTTCACGGTCCCGCACGACTGGTGCCCCGGGCAGCCGCTGCCGATGCCCGATGTGCGTTGGGACATGGGCGTCTGCCACCACTGGTATTGGGTCCCCGTCGGGGGCATGGGCAACGTCGGCCAATTCGTGTGGGAAGGAGACGCG includes:
- a CDS encoding CDGP domain-containing protein — translated: MKRGVVAGVAALLMAAELVASAPPAGAGCQYGGGVLSRCDGPVQPDGTWQRCVAVARLIPNGASSYLVPDGHCDVMGPGRPPSDFTFADPPTHIDG